From Amycolatopsis sp. cg9, one genomic window encodes:
- a CDS encoding Xaa-Pro dipeptidyl-peptidase, which yields MKAAVVLAAVLALPLTAVAAEAADPPAPVFSGGQAQPVFDPADVVREDVWVTAPVDSDHDGADDLVHAQVVRPRATQQGMKVPVVYQASPYYAGGNDVANHDVDVELYAPGYARGPEGPRVAAHGVGPATPITWRYQDYFTARGFAVVYGESLGSGLSTGCPTTGDVNETIGARSVVDWLNGRTTAKDASGAAATAGWSTGKTGMMGVSYNGTLPNAVASTGVEGLETIVPIAAISSWYQYYRNDGAVVAAGGYQGEDADVLAEYVHTRADRQVCRPVIDGLTRDQDRVTGDYTPFWDVRNYRNDVAKVHASVLAVHGLNDWNVKTDQVAEWYDALKAHGVEHKIWLHQSGHADPYSLRRDVWLATLNKWMSHYLYGVGNGIQNEPKATIQREDLSWTDEADWPAPGTADVRVYPWPGGRSKGAIDTRNPVPGKAAVETLADDSSKTVEQLAGLASSGNRLLYATSAAKQSVRLSGTARADLALAFDRPAANVSAILLDRAPDGSSHVISRGWTDPQNRTSPARTEPITPGQTYRIGVELMPKDYVLAAGHRLEFLLASSDHDYTLRPKPGAGLALDLTRTSVTLPVTGGKPALRAAFG from the coding sequence GTGAAAGCCGCAGTCGTGCTCGCCGCCGTCCTCGCGCTGCCGCTGACCGCGGTCGCCGCGGAAGCCGCCGATCCGCCCGCCCCGGTGTTCTCCGGTGGCCAGGCGCAACCGGTGTTCGACCCGGCCGACGTCGTCCGCGAGGACGTCTGGGTCACCGCGCCGGTCGACAGCGACCACGACGGCGCCGACGACCTCGTGCACGCCCAGGTCGTCCGCCCGCGCGCCACGCAGCAGGGGATGAAGGTCCCCGTCGTCTACCAGGCCAGCCCGTACTACGCGGGCGGCAACGACGTCGCGAACCACGACGTCGACGTCGAGCTCTACGCGCCGGGGTACGCCCGCGGCCCGGAAGGCCCGCGCGTCGCCGCGCACGGCGTCGGCCCGGCCACCCCGATCACCTGGCGCTACCAGGACTACTTCACCGCCCGCGGCTTCGCCGTCGTCTACGGCGAATCGCTCGGCAGCGGCCTCTCGACCGGCTGCCCGACCACCGGCGACGTCAACGAGACGATCGGCGCGCGCTCGGTCGTCGACTGGCTCAACGGCCGCACGACCGCGAAGGACGCGAGCGGCGCCGCGGCGACGGCCGGCTGGAGCACCGGCAAGACCGGCATGATGGGCGTCTCCTACAACGGGACGCTGCCCAACGCCGTCGCGAGCACCGGGGTCGAAGGCCTGGAGACGATCGTCCCGATCGCCGCGATCTCCAGCTGGTACCAGTACTACCGCAACGACGGCGCCGTCGTGGCGGCCGGCGGCTACCAGGGCGAGGACGCCGACGTGCTCGCCGAGTACGTCCACACCCGCGCCGACCGCCAGGTCTGCCGCCCGGTGATCGACGGCCTGACCCGCGACCAGGACCGCGTGACCGGCGACTACACGCCGTTCTGGGACGTCCGCAACTACCGCAACGACGTCGCGAAGGTGCACGCGTCGGTGCTCGCGGTGCACGGCCTCAACGACTGGAACGTCAAGACCGACCAGGTCGCCGAGTGGTACGACGCGCTCAAGGCGCACGGGGTCGAGCACAAGATCTGGCTGCACCAGTCCGGGCACGCCGACCCGTACTCGCTGCGCCGCGACGTCTGGCTCGCAACGCTGAACAAGTGGATGTCGCACTACCTCTACGGCGTCGGCAACGGCATCCAGAACGAGCCGAAGGCGACGATCCAGCGCGAAGACCTGTCGTGGACCGACGAGGCCGACTGGCCGGCGCCGGGCACCGCCGACGTCCGCGTCTACCCGTGGCCGGGCGGCCGGTCCAAGGGCGCCATCGACACGCGCAACCCGGTGCCGGGCAAGGCGGCCGTCGAGACCCTCGCCGACGACTCGTCGAAGACCGTCGAGCAGCTGGCCGGCCTCGCTTCCTCCGGGAACCGCCTGCTGTACGCGACTTCGGCGGCGAAGCAGTCCGTGCGCCTTTCCGGCACCGCGCGCGCCGACCTGGCGCTGGCCTTCGACCGGCCCGCGGCGAACGTCTCGGCGATCCTGCTCGATCGCGCCCCCGACGGCTCGTCGCACGTGATCAGCCGCGGCTGGACCGACCCGCAGAACCGCACGTCCCCGGCCCGCACCGAGCCGATCACGCCCGGGCAGACCTACCGGATCGGCGTCGAGCTGATGCCGAAGGACTACGTCCTCGCCGCCGGCCACCGGCTCGAGTTCCTGCTCGCCTCCAGCGACCACGACTACACGCTGCGGCCGAAGCCGGGCGCGGGGCTGGCGCTCGACCTGACGAGGACGTCGGTGACGCTGCCGGTGACGGGCGGCAAGCCCGCGCTGCGAGCCGCGTTCGGCTGA
- a CDS encoding YdcF family protein, which produces MLPEHLRADVRTLWEYHDLRHEPRRSDVGVGLGSRDPGVAVHTAELFHAGRFPLVVFTGANAPTTVDRFPRGEAVHYRDIALDLGVPDDVILVEPEARNTGDNIAFTRRLLAGRGIRSVTLVTRPYQQRRAYATAKRLWPGVDVVCASKAASFEDHVTGEEDVERVIGMLVGETQRITEYAERGFVIPQHVPAGVERASGRLADAGFTQRLLPRPDDHPV; this is translated from the coding sequence ATGCTGCCGGAGCACCTCCGCGCCGACGTCCGGACGTTGTGGGAGTACCACGACCTGCGGCACGAGCCGCGCCGGTCGGACGTCGGCGTCGGCCTCGGCAGCCGGGACCCGGGCGTCGCCGTCCACACGGCGGAGCTGTTCCACGCCGGGCGGTTCCCGCTGGTGGTGTTCACCGGGGCGAACGCGCCGACGACGGTGGACCGCTTCCCGCGCGGCGAAGCGGTCCACTACCGCGACATCGCGCTGGACCTCGGCGTGCCGGACGACGTGATCCTGGTGGAGCCCGAGGCCCGCAACACCGGCGACAACATCGCGTTCACCCGCCGGCTGCTGGCCGGGCGGGGGATCCGGTCGGTGACGCTGGTGACGCGGCCGTACCAGCAGCGCCGGGCCTACGCGACGGCGAAACGGCTCTGGCCCGGCGTCGACGTCGTGTGCGCGTCGAAGGCGGCCTCGTTCGAGGACCACGTCACCGGGGAAGAGGACGTCGAGCGCGTGATCGGCATGCTCGTCGGCGAGACCCAGCGGATCACCGAGTACGCCGAGCGCGGCTTCGTGATCCCGCAGCACGTCCCGGCCGGAGTCGAGCGGGCGTCCGGCCGGCTGGCCGACGCCGGGTTCACGCAGCGTTTGCTCCCCCGCCCCGATGATCACCCCGTGTAA
- a CDS encoding FAD-binding oxidoreductase: MTSTAEPTLESLRARLTGPVLTAGDAGYDTARSVWNGEIDRRPAVVVRPAGAADVAAALAYAREAALDVSVRGGGHNYGGAAVVDGGLCLDLSSLDAITVDPAGRTARCGGGATWAQLDTATQEHALAVPGGTISHTGIGGLTLGGGFGWLTGKHGLSCDNLLSAEVVTADGQVLRASAGEHPDLFWALRGGGGNFGVVTEFEFRLHPVGPIVYLGLFFWGLEDGTAALRQAREVLEALPGEMGVLVAGLNAPPAPFVPEAHHFRPGYALMIAGFAGEEQHAEAIRAARSGPAPLFEFVSPIPYVELQRMLDDAAPWGILAYEKAAYADGFTDEVIEVIADFLPRKASPLSIMPIFSMRGAFTEVADDATAFGGPRRDSILINIDSLAFEPEPYTVDRAWVREFWTALVPHVSNPAGYVNFMAEYEEDRVRTSYGPEKYERLARIKARYDPRNVFHHNANIPPAK, encoded by the coding sequence ATGACCTCGACCGCCGAACCCACCCTGGAGAGCCTGCGCGCCCGCCTGACCGGCCCGGTGCTCACCGCCGGTGACGCCGGCTACGACACCGCCCGGTCGGTCTGGAACGGGGAGATCGACCGCCGGCCCGCGGTGGTGGTGCGGCCCGCCGGGGCGGCGGACGTGGCGGCGGCGCTCGCGTACGCGCGCGAAGCGGCGCTCGACGTCTCGGTGCGCGGCGGCGGGCACAACTACGGGGGAGCCGCGGTCGTCGACGGTGGCCTCTGCCTCGACCTCAGCTCCCTCGACGCGATCACCGTCGACCCGGCCGGCCGCACGGCCCGCTGCGGCGGCGGGGCGACGTGGGCGCAGCTCGACACCGCCACGCAGGAGCACGCGCTCGCGGTGCCCGGCGGCACGATCAGCCACACCGGCATCGGCGGCCTCACCCTCGGCGGCGGCTTCGGCTGGCTCACCGGCAAGCACGGGCTCTCCTGCGACAACCTGCTCTCGGCCGAGGTCGTCACCGCCGACGGCCAGGTCCTGCGCGCGTCCGCCGGCGAGCACCCGGACCTGTTCTGGGCGCTGCGCGGCGGCGGCGGCAACTTCGGCGTCGTCACCGAGTTCGAGTTCCGGCTGCACCCGGTCGGCCCGATCGTCTACCTGGGGCTGTTCTTCTGGGGTCTCGAGGACGGCACCGCCGCGTTGCGCCAGGCCCGCGAAGTGCTCGAGGCGTTGCCGGGCGAGATGGGCGTGCTCGTCGCGGGGCTCAACGCGCCGCCCGCGCCGTTCGTCCCCGAGGCCCACCACTTCCGGCCCGGGTACGCGCTGATGATCGCCGGGTTCGCGGGGGAGGAGCAGCACGCCGAGGCGATCCGCGCCGCGCGGTCCGGGCCGGCGCCGCTGTTCGAGTTCGTCTCGCCGATCCCGTACGTCGAGCTGCAGCGGATGCTCGACGACGCCGCGCCGTGGGGCATCCTCGCCTACGAGAAGGCCGCCTACGCCGACGGGTTCACCGACGAGGTCATCGAGGTGATCGCGGACTTCCTGCCGCGCAAGGCGTCGCCGCTGTCGATCATGCCGATCTTCTCGATGCGCGGGGCCTTCACCGAGGTCGCCGACGACGCGACGGCGTTCGGCGGCCCGCGGCGGGACAGCATCCTGATCAACATCGACTCGCTCGCGTTCGAGCCGGAGCCGTACACCGTGGACCGCGCGTGGGTGCGCGAGTTCTGGACGGCGCTGGTCCCGCACGTGTCCAACCCGGCGGGCTACGTCAACTTCATGGCCGAGTACGAGGAAGACCGCGTCCGGACGTCGTACGGCCCGGAGAAGTACGAGCGGCTCGCGCGGATCAAGGCGCGGTACGACCCGCGCAACGTGTTCCACCACAACGCGAACATCCCGCCCGCGAAGTGA
- a CDS encoding response regulator, whose translation MTLRVVLADDQAVVREGLVTLLGLLPGVEVVGAAADGLAALALVAEHHPDVVLVDLRMPRCDGVETTERVRAEHPGTEVVVLTTYADDESLLAALRAGARGFLTKDADAEAIARALRSAAAGQSTVDGELQRRLVEAATRGAPRRVKEVDGLTAREVEVLRLIAAGLSNTEIARTLVVSEATVKTHVNHLFAKAGLRDRAQAVAFAYRAGIAG comes from the coding sequence GTGACCCTGCGCGTCGTGCTGGCCGACGACCAGGCCGTGGTCCGGGAAGGCCTGGTCACGCTGCTCGGGCTGCTGCCCGGGGTCGAGGTGGTCGGTGCCGCCGCCGACGGCCTCGCCGCGCTCGCCCTGGTCGCCGAGCACCACCCCGACGTCGTGCTGGTGGACCTGCGGATGCCGCGCTGCGACGGCGTGGAGACCACCGAGCGCGTCCGCGCCGAGCACCCCGGCACCGAAGTCGTCGTGCTGACCACGTACGCCGACGACGAGTCGCTGCTGGCCGCGTTGCGCGCCGGCGCCCGCGGGTTCCTCACCAAGGACGCCGACGCCGAGGCCATCGCCAGGGCGCTGCGCTCGGCCGCCGCCGGGCAGTCCACAGTGGACGGCGAACTGCAGCGGCGGCTCGTCGAAGCCGCCACCCGGGGCGCACCCCGGCGCGTCAAGGAGGTCGACGGCCTGACCGCGCGCGAGGTCGAGGTGCTGCGGCTGATCGCGGCGGGGCTGTCGAACACCGAGATCGCGCGCACCCTGGTGGTCAGCGAGGCGACCGTGAAGACCCACGTCAACCACTTGTTCGCCAAGGCGGGCCTGCGCGATCGCGCGCAGGCCGTCGCCTTCGCCTACCGGGCCGGCATCGCCGGCTGA
- a CDS encoding sensor histidine kinase, giving the protein MMPRRARFPSAQGWLRWALIAVPMVTAMPRADALAWVLIGVTLALSIPMPWVQDLGARTSSAVLALAVIASAGALWVVLPGSWASVAMFSTTFFVVLRQSPVPIVLAVVLNAALITAVWVLRQDLWESALSTYAVLAVIVLMGLNRRARIARIEQTELALARAQTANEEHARAAALAERARIARELHDVLAHSLAGLSLNLQGARLMLVRDGASPDAVAQLERAQQLASEGLAEARQAVAALREDAVPAERAIADLLAAYRLDSGARADLEVDGEPRELDPAVGTALVRAVQEALANTRKHAAHADVDVKLDYADGSVRLTVTDRQGRRPPDAPAAGYGLRGMGERVALLDGHVESGPGEDGWRIHLTVPA; this is encoded by the coding sequence ATGATGCCCCGACGAGCCAGGTTCCCCTCGGCGCAGGGCTGGCTGCGCTGGGCCCTCATCGCGGTGCCGATGGTCACCGCGATGCCCCGCGCGGACGCGCTCGCCTGGGTGCTGATCGGGGTCACCCTCGCCCTGTCCATCCCGATGCCGTGGGTCCAGGACCTCGGCGCCCGGACGTCGTCGGCGGTCCTGGCGCTCGCCGTGATCGCGTCCGCGGGCGCGCTGTGGGTGGTCCTGCCGGGCAGCTGGGCGTCGGTCGCGATGTTCAGCACGACGTTCTTCGTGGTGCTGCGCCAGTCCCCGGTGCCCATCGTGCTGGCGGTCGTGCTGAACGCCGCGCTGATCACCGCGGTCTGGGTGCTCCGCCAGGACCTCTGGGAAAGCGCCCTGTCGACGTACGCGGTCCTCGCCGTGATCGTGCTGATGGGGTTGAACCGGCGCGCCCGCATCGCCCGCATCGAGCAGACCGAGCTGGCGCTGGCCCGCGCGCAGACGGCCAACGAGGAGCACGCCCGCGCGGCCGCGCTGGCCGAACGCGCCCGCATCGCCCGCGAACTGCACGACGTCCTCGCGCACTCGCTCGCCGGGCTCTCGCTGAACCTGCAGGGCGCCCGGCTGATGCTGGTGCGCGACGGGGCGAGCCCGGACGCCGTCGCCCAGCTCGAACGGGCCCAGCAGCTGGCGTCGGAAGGCCTCGCCGAAGCCCGCCAGGCCGTCGCCGCGCTGCGCGAGGACGCCGTGCCGGCGGAACGCGCGATCGCGGACCTGCTGGCCGCCTACCGGCTGGACAGCGGGGCGCGCGCGGACCTCGAGGTCGACGGCGAGCCGCGGGAACTGGACCCGGCGGTCGGCACCGCGCTGGTCCGCGCGGTGCAGGAGGCGCTGGCCAACACCCGCAAGCACGCCGCGCACGCCGATGTCGACGTCAAGCTGGACTACGCCGACGGATCGGTGCGGCTGACGGTGACCGACCGGCAGGGCAGGCGGCCGCCGGACGCACCCGCGGCAGGCTACGGTTTGCGCGGGATGGGCGAACGGGTCGCGCTGCTCGACGGGCACGTGGAGAGCGGGCCGGGGGAGGACGGATGGCGGATTCACCTGACGGTGCCGGCGTGA
- a CDS encoding M23 family metallopeptidase — translation MSRLRRLAVLAAAAALPALGLTLAGQATASAAPNFQVPFKCGVTVTAATFSGHSPAYSVDFQKDGITGMPVLASASGTVTRVADEGSTSYGKWIELDHGGGWRTRYAHLSAQEVSVGQSVAGGREIGKAGATGGVTGPHLHFEERLDGVVQKAKLNGVAVPYYGHTNFTSKNGCGGNPYSAEEVCGSGFSVIDQQGLANSSGTAYLLYNASTQANCVTTLKATSLGTASPVAAFLEVQGSTRVTDSGSFTYYAGPVKKTAGSTCVKWGGSVGSNTYESGFEHCG, via the coding sequence ATGTCCAGGTTGCGACGGCTCGCCGTGCTCGCCGCCGCCGCGGCGCTGCCCGCGCTCGGCCTCACCCTCGCCGGCCAGGCGACCGCCTCGGCCGCGCCGAACTTCCAGGTGCCGTTCAAGTGCGGCGTCACGGTGACCGCGGCGACGTTCAGCGGCCACAGCCCGGCGTACTCCGTCGACTTCCAGAAGGACGGCATCACCGGGATGCCCGTGCTCGCCTCGGCGTCCGGCACGGTGACGCGCGTCGCCGACGAAGGCAGCACGAGCTACGGCAAGTGGATCGAGCTGGACCACGGTGGCGGCTGGCGCACCCGGTACGCGCACCTGTCGGCCCAGGAGGTCTCGGTCGGCCAGTCGGTCGCCGGCGGCAGGGAGATCGGCAAGGCGGGCGCGACCGGCGGGGTCACCGGGCCGCACCTGCACTTCGAGGAGCGGCTGGACGGCGTGGTGCAGAAGGCGAAGCTGAACGGCGTCGCCGTGCCGTACTACGGCCACACGAACTTCACGAGCAAGAACGGCTGCGGCGGCAACCCGTACTCCGCCGAAGAGGTCTGCGGCTCGGGCTTCTCGGTCATCGACCAGCAGGGCCTGGCGAACTCCTCGGGCACGGCGTACCTGCTGTACAACGCCTCGACCCAGGCGAACTGCGTGACGACGCTGAAGGCGACGTCGCTCGGCACGGCCAGCCCGGTCGCGGCGTTCCTCGAGGTCCAGGGCTCGACCCGGGTGACCGACTCCGGCAGCTTCACCTACTACGCCGGGCCGGTGAAGAAGACGGCCGGGTCCACCTGCGTGAAGTGGGGCGGTTCGGTCGGGAGCAACACCTACGAAAGCGGCTTCGAGCACTGCGGGTGA